The genomic segment tgttgacatctgttgaaggatgtcacctccgtttaaaggttacgtttttttattttagagttttatttcaaggtttattcgaatacgggGAAGCACGACAcacactgcaccactccacgcactgcaccacgagagagattgcttgataattctttccaccactaccaacctttgcaacttgtagtatctcacaacgacgaaagaaagagaggaagaaatataatgttaaaatgaaagaaaattattttactcatgtacgggactagaataggttattagtgaaataggttgtgaatgagtaaaattaaaaaataataaccctaaaactaaaattttactgagggacaaaatagtaaaggggaggtggagggagaaaggtgtggtggtggagggagcaacacccgaGTCAATCTAATCcggctcacttattagcaagCTGAAAAATTTCGAATCCGACTCGACCTACCACGGGTTAGTGGACTAAATGGGTTGAttcactgactcacttaattataagtttttttaaattaaaatatatataatttttttaattcaaatctaaataaatttgaataatgttatattccaaagacaattcaaaataaaaacaaatatcataACGTccaagtataataaaaaaaacaagcacaaaggacgaacaaataagtttttaatattgataatttttgtatcacttgtatATTTATAATAAGCTTAATTGCTTACGTGGTCCCTATGTTAAGTggttttttttcattttagtacCCGATTTTAAAAGTGCATACATTGGATCccaaagttataaaaattatatgcatCACGTTCCTTCCGTTAAAAGTGCATACATTAGATcctaaagttgtaaaaattgtatgaatcacgtctcttccgttaaattcaCAGAATCGGAGTTAACTTTGTTTTGACGTAGCTATGAAATCAATAtgacttcttctcttctctaCTTTTCTTGCAATGTCTCgactttttctctctcatctatattttcttttatattacaCACTGTCATTTACTTCTAGTATTAAGTAATTCATTTTTTAGGTAACTGGTCTACgagttgttcttcttcttttccatgctcgttaaaatgttttaattatattttcaattattttttgtattttccttTAGAAgatgttatttaaaatttaaattattttttacaacatCAGGTGATAAATGCTAACcaagacaaaaaaaagttatgaattACGTAATTAATGGAGAACACAAagtatttcataattaattaaaatttaaaacatttaataaaatatattaaatactaattgaatatatttaatgcattgtttagttttttataCATTGATATAGAGTAAATGACATATTATAGAAAAGAGTTAATAGTGGTGATTACATGCTAttagattattaaaaaaaagaactttcTTATCTTTTCTATTATGTCTATTCACTTGTTTAAATAAACTTCTTAATAACCCGATTTCGTGATATTACATGtcagataaatttaaatattctacacaaaaatttgacattaatatttaaattgctatttatttttataaattttacaattaaccCAAAcgttaatgtttaaaatattttcctttgtaagataaaatgttaaaaaaatgttgtttaaaGATGTAAGTTGCAGAAACAAATTCACCTTAGATATTCTAATGGAAGACTTTATAGTAGAACatcgtttaatttttttttaaattaacatttacAAGCCACTATATTAAAAATGACTTagcaaatattaaataaaaaataaattaaaaaatttaaattacttttctttatcctttGTCACTTTCGTAATGGAATGATAAAAATACTAATGTAATAAGTATTGTagataaaatatgtgaatatttagtatttatatataataaataatagatattttaatatttatttataaagaagttTGATGtgagtattatattatttgttttatattcgttaatgaaaaaaaattaaaattaaaattaaattaaaattttattacattatatttaattatgattataattataattaatgcatttttaatttaaatatattaaattttatatttttttggcaacttttttaaattgtattttaaaaatctataacaaaatttaaatattcatgaatattcgtatgtttttaaaaattttatagataattttaattCGGTATCAAACTATTAACCGAATAAATAATAAGTTTGactttttttcaaatcaaataGTTGTAAATATTATCACCCGATccgaaaactaaaataaaatatattaaggaTGTAACAATAATCACGGCAAAAtgtttttaagaaagaaaaatattgactttataaaattaaagttaatttgcACAAAAGAGTGAGAAAGACTAGGATATTGCATGAAAACAGAGGAGTGAGAAGAAATCAGATTTTATAGCCACATAAGTACGAGTTAATCCTGTTTCTGTCAATTTAAGGAAAGGGACGTgattcatacatttttttttttacaactttggAACTCAATATATGTACTTTTAAAACTGggtatcaaaactaaaaaaaaatcataggaCCAAGTAAGCAATTAAGtctttataatattagagtcttgaatagataagtttataatatttttctctcttgaaacatttttttatcgtgatctacaatataataaaaaaatattaactaataatattgaaacacaaaataataaataattaaattaaattaggtggattgGTAAGCCAACCTGGTTCATCACGAGTTCAACCCGGATGAACGAGGTTGAAAACTAatctacataaaaaaaattacattttttaaaacttaactcGGCTTAAAtctgtggtgggtcgggttgatTCATGAATTACAACCCATTAGcactataaaatttaataaatttcctTTATTCAATCTTAGAAGAAACACACAAACATCCATagtaatcatttaaaaaaagaatttagttgttttagtaaattttagttCGATAAATGTTATCTTCATATTTTAgtctaataaatttattttaacagaaaaggaaaaaaagtaaatttatgttaaattgataatttgttttttttaagattattattattatttgagttCATATGTATAAgtcaatttattttgaatttttaataaatattatttacttacGCCTCTTATTAGATATGAAATCATAACTTAAGATATTAAAGATCATACACCGGTAAGagataataagataaatttatactATAGAAATATGggtgtaaatttttttaaattggttttCTAATATTagagttaggtttaaaatttattttttatatagaataAAAATCATTCTAAGAATATTTTAGTGAGACGTGTTCTTTGAtggattaaaatatttaattttacactcaaaatatatatatatatatatatatatatatatatatatatatatatttagacgTAAAAAAGTGTATTAGAAATTACATGAATAATaagacaaattaaaatatattttttaaaatgaaatcctATTTTAATCCTAAAAAATGATTAACATATACCGCttaattatactaaaataagtaaaaataaagttcatattattactattaagcTCAAACGAGCAATTAACTCCAAGAAAAATGATTCATAGACCTTAAAAAGGTCATTGATGTAAGAcccatgtaaaatatttaaatttaataaatagttgttttttttttatttatttttataaagttaataatagtatggtaagaaaaaaaaaattaaaaaatttatgataggtactaataataataatttcaaaggaaggagttaaaaatttgagaatttattttaagagttaaaaaaaatgaatagtaaatagtaaatagtgaatagtgaatagtaaaaaaataataatattaaaataaattgtggaagagaacattCCACGTAAAACTCAAttattcagagataagaatggtgaataaaaaataatttttgaatagtaaaaatgaatagtaaaagtgaatagtaaaaatgaatagtaaaaatgaatagtaaaaatgaatagtaaaagtttttggctataaatagccaagggggggaggctgaaaatttgcaccaaaattctagagaaattgtgagagaagagagtttgaagaaattctagttgaagaggggaaattctggaagtttccggagactgatttgagaagaggaaaactaagtctggaatagaggtaaggggagttacattttgtttggtattattttgagtcttGTATATGTTACTTTtgttgatcttaaatcttgaatgtgaagtattttgtttctgtatgattttgaattttggatgagaatatgcttctgtgtttagatccaagtgtgatagttgtaaaatgtgatgttgattatgttatgccatatGTATgctattaaattgtttatttttatattttggaaggattagaaattgtctaaccggctctgccagattcaatttcttgtttccccaaacattttattgttttccttatttgtttttattgtattttggaaggattagaaattgtctaaccggctctgccagattcaatttcttgtttccccaaacattttattgtttttctttatttattttattgtattttggaaggattagaaattgtctaaccggctctgccagattcaatttcttgtttccccaaactatttattgctttacttatttattttattgcatttttggaaggattagaagttgtctaaccggctctgccagattcaacttcttatttccccatatatgttattattcttgttatttaattatattgtacttttggatggattagaggttgtctaaccggctctgccagattcaacttcttgtttccccatgaatttttatattaagattatttttatgattgtcaaatattgtattcttatatgatcatttatagtaatactttattattgttaattgtttataattatcttgtatgaattctattatgagtgtttattgtgatgtttgatatgaaattattcatttgaaatatagtatgagtctcggggagagactctaaattggcatggtattagtgtatatgttgatgttgagggtcctgttgttggtggtgatcctaaaactctaataatcttccagtctcaattagagaaggatgtgttatgttgtgagagtagtaggaggtcctagtctatgtttatagacattaatggattaaccttgtgggtgatgtgatatattatatttggccaaaatttttgttgttgaaatcaccacaagtgcatgaccacccgagacttccatcaacattatatccggataatagagtctagtatgataattgcatcttgctagaatttatggtgaatgtattacgtataataatagtgtcatgcttttctttgaactttgcatggtagctcacccttacttgtttgtttgtgccggaaaaatcttatttttgcgatgatcgtataatatttttgttatacgggagcagatgagggaacgacgtctgaaccaattcaagtgaagaaggaagcagcagaaaattgaagaatgttttaagagaaaaaaaaaagattaagagtgttttaattatgtgtgaaaatataatgtatttccagtgtgaactatgttactcctaaatggaggattgtaatattgtatgatgttttctttattaatgaaataaattgggtgtgagatgttttatattttagggGTGTTACAATTGACACTTAATATATACttggaaaaataataaaaatcatagaTTTATATAGGTTATTGATGTAATAAAAaaaggagataaaaagaaaaatcatatacaGAATATGTGTAGATAAAATTAAGACCATTTCTCTGGCtctaattaaaaagttatagtTGTAGAATCATTTATGAGGGTTGACCAGTCACAACTTTCATTTAACCCAACTTAAACCAAAAGCTATACCAGGGTTTGCATATTGTATGTCATACTTAACCACACCACAGCACACTACACCATACACACAACACTCTCAGAAAGCAAGGGAAGCCAACTTACTTCATCACCTACTTCTCCTCGCATTCGTTTGTGGTAAACCATCGTATTTCATTCTTACCTACCTTAAAACAAAAGTTGGTTGCTTTGCTGCttcaaacaaaacattaacTGAATATTCCACACTCCAAAATGCCTCAGTTTCAATCTTGTTACTCCAAAACTCTTGTCTTTTTTTTCAACCTTGTTGAGATTTTGTAGGTAATATCCAGACTCATATAAGCTCTACAAGGGATCTTTGGTGAAGCCATGGCTATGAACAAAATTCTAAAGCTCATCCAACTTATTCTTCTGATCGCAGTAGCTTCAAAAGCAGTGTCTCAACCCTCTCCAGATTGCCCCAAAAGCTGTGGCAATCTAAGCATACCTTACCCTTTTGGGACACGCGAGGGCTGTTATATGAACGACACTTTCCTCGTCACTTGCAACCATGATAACTCCTCCACGTCCATTCCTCTATTGGGAACAAACAACATACTGGTGCTCAACATATCACTAGAAGATGGGGAAGTTATAGTTTCAAGTCCCGTAGTCCGTGATTGCTATGGCACCAAAAGCAAAAACTCAAACGACCAAAATGGTCTCAATTTGACCCACTTTTCAATCTCACCAAGCAGGAACAAATTCACAGCAGTTGGTTGTGGCACGGTTGGAGTATTCATCGGTTACGATAGCAGCAGAAAACATGTTACAACAAGAGGGTGTGTATCCATGTGCGACACGCTTGGTGAAATCAGAAACGGATCATGCGATGGCATTGGTTGTTGCCAAATCGGTGTTCCCGATGGAGTGTATGGTTTTGCAATGAAAAGTTGGAGTATAAGCAACAACTCCACCGTACGTGACGGTGACTTCAATCCTTGTAACTATGCGTTTACGGTTGCGGAAGGCTATTACAAGTTCGACACAACAAATCTTAAGAGCCTCGAGAATCCGAGGTTGCCCTTGGTGCTTGATTGGGCTGTGGGAAATCAAACGTGCGAAGAGGCGCAACAACATCCTAGTAGCTATGCGTGCAAGGATAAGAACAGTTATTGCCTCGATTCAACGAATGGGATTGGTTATCGTTGCAAATGCAATCATGGTGGAAACCCTTACCTCTACGATGGTTGCCATGgtaatttctaatttttggaTTAGTATTTTACTTTCTAATATCTCATTTTTAGTAGATTAATTCGTTTATTTATCCTTAAGTAATGGATTCTTCtatgaaaagtatatttatgtcaaaagaatttaacttttttatatactaGTGATTCTTTTTATACTATTAATTAAAGGTGGTGGGTTAATTTTGCGAAAGGAAGTGAATTTAAGTAGGCAAAAATGCatgtgttttatttaaaattaagggcaattttttttagaataaatactTTGTTTAATAAGTTGACCTTAGTTGACTAGGTTACCTCGTAACTTCATGTTGGGTTAGTTAACGTGTAAGCTATATCAACTTGCTTGAGAGTCACTTGCCAGTTTGAATGCATGAACAAGACTAAATTgtcatcaatcaatcaatcactGTTGCATTTAATATTTGTCTGATATGTGTATGGCCTGATGAACTAATTGGATCTTAAATTTGATCACAATAAAAAATGCTTCTGGGGGTTGGATGGAAAGGGAAAAAATGGACAGGAAAAGATAAGACTATGAAGGAAAAGATAAGACTATGACCCATCTCTTGTCTAGTATACGTAACTTGAGAGATTGAAAGCtgaatagatatatttttttgaagtccatgttttaaagaattttattaatttaaacatattcataatctattatttccatttttatataattttgaaactaatagataaaataaaaatacgaTTGCATTATTGTACTTAAAGacgaaaataaaagaaacgtTTCTAGATTTCCTTTACTCAGTTCCATTCAATGTACAAGCCTTAAAGGAAATATCTTTTTTAACAactcttttttaacaattttttgataaCACTGACGTGGTGGTTTATGATGGgttggtttcaaatatttttctgaaaacaaattcaaacaaaccAATAAAACAATGACATATGCCccattgtcaaaaaattattaaaatttgttgttaaaatatgaGGATCCTTATCCTAACTTAGTaaagaaaacacatttttttttcttgatgcTTCATTTTGGCGAATGATTAGTCCTATTTTAATGTTGCTCTCGTTGCATTCcttgctatatatatatatatatgatatagaAAGCCTAGATGAAACCAAAAATGAAATCGAAAGTGCATTTTGTTTGGATCAGATAAGGATGAATGCGCTTTGAACAGCAATCCATGCGTCCACAAGAAAAGCTGCAAAAACGCCCCTGGAGAAGGTTTGAAGTGCTCATGTCCAAAGGGCCACGAAGGAGATGGATTGAGAAATGGCCAAGGCTGCAGAcccaaaagagacaaaaacacaGGGAATCTTATTCTTATAATTGGATTGAGTAAGTAAAAAACATGTACATTCATTCACACACAATGTTTCTTACTTTCTAGTTTATATTGTTGGAAGTCAAATTACGTAGCTGAAAACAAAGGATGTAATGTAACTGTTGTTTACAGGTTTGAGCTTAAGTCTATTGGCAGTGGTTGTGGGATGCCTGAACATATACCCTCAATTCCGTGAAAGAAAGCTCATGAAAATCAGAGagaattattttaagaaaaatggtGGCATGTTATTGCAAAGGCAGATTGATCTGGTCAATGGCTCAACCGAGAGAGCCACAATTTTCACTGCTGAGGAGCTCAAGAAAGCCACCGACAACTACGATGATGATAGAATCATAGGCAAAGGAGGACATGGAACGGTGTACAAAGGTATATTATCAAATGGCAGTGTTGTTGCCATCAAGAAGGCCATGGTTTGCAACCAAACCGAGATTGGCCAATTCATCAACGAAGTGGTCGTGCTTTCCCAAATCAACCATAGGAATGTTGTCAAACTACTAGGTTGCTGTCTGGAGACTGAGTTTCCTTTGCTTGTTTATGAGTTCATCACCAACGGTACCCTCTGTGAGCATCTACATTTTGAAGGTGAGGCATGTGGTGATAAACACAAACTTTCATGGACAACACGTTTGAGAATTGCAGCAGAGACAGCAGAATCTCTTGCATACTTGCATTCTTCTGTTTCCACACCCATCACACATAGAGATGTTAAAACAGCAAATATTCTTCTAGATGACAACCTCACAGCCAAAGTTTCTGACTTTGGTGCTTCAAAGCTTGTTCCTCTTGATCAAACTCAGTTAACAACGTTGGTGCAAGGAACCATGGGTTACCTTGACCCTGAGTACTTCCAAACAAGCCAACTAACC from the Vigna angularis cultivar LongXiaoDou No.4 chromosome 3, ASM1680809v1, whole genome shotgun sequence genome contains:
- the LOC108341244 gene encoding wall-associated receptor kinase 3-like, translating into MAMNKILKLIQLILLIAVASKAVSQPSPDCPKSCGNLSIPYPFGTREGCYMNDTFLVTCNHDNSSTSIPLLGTNNILVLNISLEDGEVIVSSPVVRDCYGTKSKNSNDQNGLNLTHFSISPSRNKFTAVGCGTVGVFIGYDSSRKHVTTRGCVSMCDTLGEIRNGSCDGIGCCQIGVPDGVYGFAMKSWSISNNSTVRDGDFNPCNYAFTVAEGYYKFDTTNLKSLENPRLPLVLDWAVGNQTCEEAQQHPSSYACKDKNSYCLDSTNGIGYRCKCNHGGNPYLYDGCHDKDECALNSNPCVHKKSCKNAPGEGLKCSCPKGHEGDGLRNGQGCRPKRDKNTGNLILIIGLSLSLSLLAVVVGCLNIYPQFRERKLMKIRENYFKKNGGMLLQRQIDLVNGSTERATIFTAEELKKATDNYDDDRIIGKGGHGTVYKGILSNGSVVAIKKAMVCNQTEIGQFINEVVVLSQINHRNVVKLLGCCLETEFPLLVYEFITNGTLCEHLHFEGEACGDKHKLSWTTRLRIAAETAESLAYLHSSVSTPITHRDVKTANILLDDNLTAKVSDFGASKLVPLDQTQLTTLVQGTMGYLDPEYFQTSQLTEKSDVYSFGVVLAELLTSKKALSFFRPQSHRNLSMYFVSAMNEGRLDQILDKEIVSDASVEYVIEVANLAKRCLRLHGEERPSMKEVAMELEGIRIIEKHSLGGAKDVASQEETESFLKPRSHFSIDHGDGTGSSTISRFYDLHNQILEPLEDGR